TTTTGCAGGAAAAAGCTGAATGAGTGGGCTGAATTGATGTGCGGATACCTATGTGGTCACAGAACGCAATTACATTCTAAGACCACAAATGTGTGATGAGTCTAGTATGAGCACAGGAGGGTAATATGTTCGAGTTCGACGAGAAAATTGTTGAATCCCTATTGTCCCAAAATACTGACTTCAGGCGCCTATATGAGAAACACGGCGATCTTAAAGAGCGGGTCCGCGAAGCACATATCGGGACCTCGCCATTAGATGATGTCACGCTTGAGAATATGAAGAAAGAAAAGCTGCGTTTGAAAGATCAGATGGCGGCGATGATTGAGGATTACCGGGGAACT
This region of Gammaproteobacteria bacterium genomic DNA includes:
- a CDS encoding YdcH family protein translates to MFEFDEKIVESLLSQNTDFRRLYEKHGDLKERVREAHIGTSPLDDVTLENMKKEKLRLKDQMAAMIEDYRGTHTGVERTPH